From Anoplopoma fimbria isolate UVic2021 breed Golden Eagle Sablefish chromosome 11, Afim_UVic_2022, whole genome shotgun sequence, one genomic window encodes:
- the LOC129098956 gene encoding uncharacterized protein LOC129098956, with the protein MSAVYLKLMTILCLSCTALSGPGSSGVLWKDVGEAVTIQCRPDAKDQEYLRLEKGLSNDQIYFTDGTPGKKTISTKFQGRLQLHGDFPNITILIKNLTTEDTGPYYCMYSKFDPKSAQAVDRRGLGSVLLVVTDTATDTAEEQQCDVNLIMVAVVICGAALLVITICILIWLILKITTKKPRRVPNNDVYEDMRGTIRRDRRET; encoded by the exons ATGTCGGCTGTCTAtttaaagctcatgaccatccTTTGTCTCTCCTGCACAGCCCTGAGTGGCCCAG GGAGCAGTGGAGTGCTATGGAAGGACGTTGGAGAAGCCGTCACCATCCAGTGCAGACCTGATGCAAAGGACCAAGAGTACCTGCGTCTGGAGAAGGGTCTCAGTAATGACCAAATCTATTTCACAGATGGCACCCCGGGAAAAAAAACCATCTCCACAAAATTCCAGGGAAGACTTCAGTTGCATGGAGATTTCCCCAACATAACCATCCTCATCAAGAACTTGACCACTGAAGACACGGGACCCTACTATTGCATGTACTCGAAGTTTGACCCGAAGTCAGCACAAGCCGTAGACAGGAGAGGCCTGGGGTCTGTGCTCCTGGTGGTGACAG ACACAGCGACAGACACAGCGGAGGAGCAGCAGTGTGACGTCAACCTGATCATGGTGGCTGTTGTGATCTGTGGGGCTGCTCTGTTGGTCATTACCATATGCATCCTCATATGGCTCATCCTCAAG ATTACCACAAAGAAACCGCGCCGCGTCCCCAACAATGATGTTTATGAGGACATGCGTGGAACAATCAGACGAGACAGACGAGAGACCTGA